One stretch of Strix uralensis isolate ZFMK-TIS-50842 chromosome 17, bStrUra1, whole genome shotgun sequence DNA includes these proteins:
- the SDF2L1 gene encoding stromal cell-derived factor 2-like protein 1, whose product MRGGCRLFPLLLLSLLRGLCHGREPAPGAVTCGSVLKLLNTRHSVRLHSHEVKYGSGSGQQSVTGVEASDDANSYWRIRGKSDGSCQRGTPVKCGQAIRLTHVNTGKNLHTHHFPSPLSNNQEVSAFGDDGEGDDLDIWIVQCSGTYWEREDAVRFKHVGTEVFLSITGEQYGHPIRGQREVHGMPTANHHNYWKAMEGVFIKPSMDPAKHDEL is encoded by the exons ATGCGGGGCGGCTGCCGCCTCTTCCCGCTCCTGCTCCTGTCGCTGCTGCGCGGGCTGTGTCACGGCAGGGAACCGGCGCCGGGCGCTGTTACCTGCGGCTCGGTGCTGAAGCTGCTCAACACCCGCCACAGCGTGCGGCTCCACTCGCACGAGGTCAAGTACGGCTCCG GAAGTGGGCAACAGTCAGTGACAGGAGTTGAAGCTTCAGATGATGCTAACAGTTACTGGCGGATTCGTGGGAAAAGTGATGGCAGTTGCCAGCGCGGGACACCGGTGAAATGTGGACAAGCCATACGACTTACCCAtgttaacacaggaaaaaatttaCACACTCATCACTTCCCATCACCACTCTCCAATAACCAA GAAGTAAGTGCCTTTGGTGATGATGGCGAAGGAGATGACCTCGATATATGGATTGTGCAATGCAGTGGGACTTACTGGGAGCGGGAGGATGCAGTGCGCTTCAAGCACGTGGGAACTGAGGTGTTCCTTTCGATAACAGGGGAACAGTATGGCCATCCCATTAGAGGCCAGCGGGAAGTTCATGGCATGCCTACTGCTAATCATCACAACTATTGGAAAGCAATGGAGGGAGTCTTCATCAAACCCAGTATGGACCCTGCAAAACATGATGAGCTCTGA